Genomic segment of Mercurialis annua linkage group LG6, ddMerAnnu1.2, whole genome shotgun sequence:
gggggAAAACAAGAATTTCTATGAGGGTGAATGGTGACTGCGAAGTGAGGGGAAAAGAAGAGAGAGTGAAAGTTAGGGTTGGGTTTTGGCTTTAAATAAGGTATATATAGCAATTTGTGTAAAGGACCAAAAAGCCCTCAGTTATTAATTCGGttttttcagttcggttcggtgaccgaCCTCTAAAACCAAACTGAAACCAACAACCGCAATTTTTATAAATcctaaaccaaaccaaaccaaactgttTTAACCACttattttttggttcggttttattcggttcggtttgactcggtttttcggtttggttcggtttttgctcacccttACGCCCAAGCACGCCGGTAAAAGAAAAAGTTGAACCCATCAAGACTTGGTGCCTTTTTTTCACCACAAGAAGCAATAGCCGTTAGAATCTCAGATTTAGAAAAGGAAGATGTCAACAGTTCGGCCTGCTCCTCCGAAATATGCAGAAAATCAAGACCTATAATGTTAAAGAAAACATCCTACTCACGACTGTAGAGAGATTTAGAAACATATCTAATATAGAATTTGATCTCATTAGGTTCTGAATAAACCATGTTGTCAACTTGGACGaaagaaatataattatttctatAGTGTTTAGAAGCGACACTATGAAAAGAATTTGGTATTTCTATCCCCTTCTACTGACCATTTGAGTCTCGACTTCTGAATCCAAATATCTTCCATCCTTTTCTCAACtttcaataatttatatttgaggTTGGCAATCTCCAATTTTTCAGCATCAGAACTCGGATTCAAATAAACAGGTGCTTTCTTTGTAAAAATCTCAGCAGTTAGCTCTTTAactttcttattctaatcctcaaatGTATTTGAATTTCAAGATTTGATTAATTGTCGAAGTTCCTTTAGTCTCGTGGTAAGATTGGAGGAATTAACACAAACCTCATTCCAATTGCGCTCCACAAAACCAACAAATACCTCATGGTCACACTAAGCATCAAGCAAACGAAATGGCTTAGGCCCCAGTCAAACTTATTAgctgaacaaaaacaaatgggCACTTGATTTGATTGATTCCCTTGTAAGGCGGATAAGGACATAAACGTCCATAAAATCCAAACATCAGCTGAAACTAAACACTTATCTATACGGGATCTTGAAAAGGATTTTGCCAAGTAAATGATCTTCCCTGAAGAGGTAGATCCAATAATTCAGAATTATTTACAAACTCCCTAAAAGCCAACATAGAAGGATTGAAACCCGTCCCTTGCAATCTATCTTCTGGATACAGTGTGTCATTGAAATACACACTAATGAAAATTGGACCATTGAAGCTCATAACAGTGCATGACTCATGCCAAAATAATGCCCTCTCCACTGAACTATTACTTGCATAAACAAGAATATGCCGACGTAAAATACTATTGGTAACAAAAGCTAAGGCTATCCATCTAATCCCCTTCGATATAACCACCTTACTTAACAAAATAGAGTTCCAAATTAACAATAAGCCACCCGAATCATCCACAGAAGGAATCCAATCATAAGAGAAATCTAAGTTAGGCCATAAGTTCTTAACCAAAAAATTATCAACTACctcatttttagattttaacaaaccaataaatgataaattattgGCAGAGACCAAATTTCGAATAAAAATTTTCTTCCTCAAGAATGAGAGACCCCCTCTACACTTCCATGAAACAAAAGTAGAAGGCATAGAcatggaaaaaataaaaacctcgAGAAGAAAAACTCTCAAACCTTCTACTGCCTCTTCTGACTCGCCTCCATTTTCTTTGCTAACTTTTTTGGTGTTGCTGATCTTGTTCCTCTTTTAAAAATACCCAAGTCATGCCCAATTTGCCACGTTTTGTTTAATTCCTCCTCCGGAGTACATTGTCTTGTATCCTTCCTGACTGTCACATTTTGCCTGTTCATGTTGGCAATGTCTGTAATACTCCGTACGTTTGACGTTGCCAAAGTGGGCTATTTGTCTCATTTTTAACGACTAGAGTGGTCAGGATAGAAGATTATCGAAGCAATTAATTAAGATAAGACCCGAGTAGGTCAGTTTGAAAATCTAATAAGAAAATTCGATattagaatttaataaaaagaaataagatcgggattaaaaaaatcttatgatatgttataaaaataaagttaaagtccccaaattggtaaataatatttttattttcgagaatcgtaattaaaagattatcgaaggaaaatattaattatggattagtattatttatttgggtataaatGATATGTACGTATTTGAGTTAAAGTCATTAATTGATCGTTtgattaaaaagaaaagttgaaaGATACAGTGATTTAAGTTAAGGAATTGAGGAATCAAATGAACATTTAGTGAAgctatttataaattcaaaagcATATGAATTTGAGTATAAAGATCATATCCTAGAGAAAGCAAAACtttaagaaagaagaagaaaagttgGGATAATTAGGGGTTTTGCCGTTCGATGTCTAAATCGCGTGATTTTCATTCCGTTGCTTCAAGGAAATCGACCTCTATCATCTCcgagcttcaaatcaaggtaaagaAGTTTTGGTGATATAAGGGCTATTTTAGTATTGTTGTGTTATGGTTAGATCAAACACGTCGAAATCATGTTATTATTTACGTGTTTGATGGATTTCGAGATGAGTTTTATGTGAAATTGATGTAGAAGCATGTCAGAGTGATTTCGAATGTTTTTCGGAGGACGAAAGTTGGTCGGGATGAGTTTGGGTGCTGGCTGGAGTTGTCTCACGACGCGAGACTAgttctcacgacgtgagaccaTGTCTCACGCCGTCGGAAGGCTGGGCACACCGAAACCCCAGTACGTCGTGCGGAGGCCCGACACGACATACCCTAACTCGATGGCATTCCGTAGACtccaaaaacgtgaaatgtgATTATTGAACTTAACGTTTTAAGCTAAGGTTACGGAATGAATGCAGCAAGCGAAGTATAATCGATAAACCGCTTACGACGAATGGTGTTAACTAAGTGTAGGAATGTGATTAGGGATTAACGAATCCGAGAACCGTATTTAGAACAAGATTGAATCAACCTAAGTTTGTAGCTTAGGGTTTTTGGTACGCAAGGTTtacatttatgaattaaacatGTTTTTGATTTGAATATATAACAGATGTATTGACGAGCTACGGGATCAACGAGTTTAAATTAGCGtggtttgattatcatatcgatAGTATAgttgattggatagcggtccatGTGAGTTACACCTTATTTTTGTGTATTATtcataaaagttatttgatatattatattattgttatcaaatgcatcacattttatataatttgattgTATCGTATATAGTTTTGTTGATTGTTCTTAAGTATGAAAATCGATGTTCAATCCGAGGAAACATGCTACCTATTAGatgtcaataggttgtgtgatcaccaatgtCGGGTAAGTCTTAGCAAATAGAAATAGACTAACTACTTTGTGTTAGAcacaaggttgaactcggtggaactatctcgggacctgtgtctagtgagttgaactcggtcgaactatctcgggactcacacctcgATCGTTTGGTTATAAGTAATGGTATAagtttaactcggtcgaattatcccgggactgtactacttggtataggttaaactcggtcgaactatctcggtaCCTTTCCAAAAGGATTTGAGAAATCACTATCGCTCGTTACTACTAGGAAATACCTAGTTCAGGATTGTTACCAGGATTAGGGTCTCGATAGGATCAAATTCTTGgctttattatatatttgtacaaatattttgtttaaatgcgataatatttttataatactattagtaatgtgtaatctcactcagcatagtctgaccctGTTAATGTTTACCATTTTCAAGTGTCTAGAGCTTGGGCTTAACTAGAGTCCACCTTTGTTGGTCCAAAAGTCGGCAGTTGCATATATAATTCTTGACTtccgtagagctgcagtagttatCGCCTTTTGACTGAGTCGTGGCCTGTGACAGCAATGTAGTGTGATCGTTGTTTATGCTTCCTATTGTTTGTGTAtatctttttgtaggctacATCAGAAGTTGTTTGTTCCACGTAGCTAGTTGCCCGTGATATGACCTAGACACACTAGTATAGTTTTTTATCgtcgggctagtacgtacgtgGTACGGAAGTGACACGCCCTCACATGTTGTATCGATCGACTActgtatatatgtatgtatgtttgTATATTTGGTTTCGTCTGTTTGGGTATTACATGTTTGATTATTGCGAAATTgttttagtggttttaggcttgctacgggtttcagagctaccactcccattccctagcgccggtcgtgattcAAAAATCAGATCGTGACATGTCAGAGTCTGATAATTCATTATGAGATTCCACTTAATTGGTAGAACACGAGAAAATATCCCCCAATGAATCAATCTGTTTCAATGGCCGAGGAACAGACCTGTTACAAACCTCCAAACTGTTCATTAAAACCTCAGAAGAAAACGATTCTCCCTACTGATTCAACTACTCTGCTCTTCCCGTTGATTCCAGATGATCATGCGTTATCTCAGTTTCAACGACATCTAAAATACGGTTCTTTTAAGTCAAAATTTCCAGAACTGGTGAATCTGCAAATAAATCATTCTTAGCAACGGTTTTATTCAGAACACCCACATTGGACTCAACGGCCATGAGTTCCTCAAACATATTTAGAATAGGTAAAGCCCTAATCTCCAAGTCCGTATCTTTTCCATGATTAAGCATTCTTCCATCAGAGGAAAGCCGAGAAACATTTTCATGTGATTTACTTTGCAAACAATCATCTGAATACGAATGGGAATGCCATCATCCTTACCACCATCAACTATAGTTAAACCTGCACTACTGATCTCCACATGTAAACTACAAGTCTTCGAAACATTCACAAATGATTGAGAAGTAATTGAAGTCTCCACACTCCTCCGATCTGCCTCCTTCTCATTATCAGAATGTAAAACCCTACCCTCCAAGGAATCTTGAATAATAGTATCTGTGGAACTCTTATTCGACAGAACAAAGTTTTGAAGATTAGAATGGATACCACCAGTGCTGTCCCTTCTTGAAATACATGGGTTATCCAGCTTAAAGTCATGCCCTACATCTCTCAAGCCATGATGCAAAACAGATATCTAAAAGGGATTAGCAATATCAGCAGATGAAGACTTTGAAGAAGCTTTAATAACTGGATTCACAGAAACCTCCTTGCCCTCCACACAAACCTCACCCTccataataaaatctgtaacgaGACTTACATCTGCTGTCACTTCCTCAACCTCCAGACTCACAGAAGGAGAATCAAAATCAACGGGTTTCCCAGTTTTAACCATATAAACAATATGTGATATAACGCCAATGTTTACCTCCATCGAATGATTAATGTATCGACAAGTGCTGGAAATAAGAACAAAACCAGCATCATGATGATCCTTAAAATCAACTGAGATAGCCTCCCCACAACATTTCCCTATTTCCATGAAAACATCAAGTGACCAGAGATAAAGTGGTACACACACCACTGATACCCACACCAATCTCGTAAATGTTTGTTTGAAATCCTTAGCCTATCAATAAGATTGAAAGAAATCAGAGAATGATGGACCTGAGATTTCCATAAACTCCACTGCTCcaaaaaccgaatcaaaacTAATAAGGATTTGATTAGCTCCTATAAAACTCAACCTCTCATAAACTATATTTTAATTGCAAAGGAATTCCTTTGcttcctattttttttattattgctaCTCTTGCAACGATTGACCTCATCATCCAATCATTCGTTTCCAGTATTACCTTTTCATTAGCGATAGCAAGCTTCAAATCCGCTCCCTGAGATACACCTACCGAGGATTGCACTAGTGCCACATGCACTGTTTCTGCTAAAGAATCATCAGCCTCTACCATACCTTTTGTGGCATCCTTGTAAGTCGGTTTATCCCTTTAGTGCCGGCGATAAAACTAGTCGAATGGGAGAATCGGAAGCAGTAGGTCTACTAATATGTTTAGGGTTAACAAACTTCTTCTTCGGAAACCTAGAGCGAAAAGCTCTCAATTTGAACTTGCCAATAGCAATCATGTTCAATTGCGTAAGAATCCATTGCAAATCCTTAACTCCATATGACCGGAAGAAATCTGAAACTGCAGTTTCTTTTTGTAAGCTTAGTAGCCAACGAAACACGACCAATGACACCATAGCGAGCGAATACCTTCTCAAGAGCATGATACCTCCACGTACGGGGGAAGTTctcgaaataaatcaaattccTAGAGTTATATGACAGATCTGGGGTCCTGGAAGAGATTTGCACATTCAAATTATCCTTTTTTCATGCATGAACAATCCTAGAAGAACCATTAGGGTTCGTCGCCCCTCCTCCGGTTTGGTCGACAATACTATAATAGTGTAGAAAATCCAGAATACAAACGATGAACGAATAATTTGAACGAATAATTTGACTAGACTTTACTATGTTATTGCTCGATATAATGGActaaatttataacaataacACTAGTAAGTTGCATGGTCGGGCTCATGAGCTCGCCCataaattttcttaaaaaatgaacattTATTTCGAAAGTATTTCTAGTGGATTTTCCATAGTGTATGTATGGTTACCACATAATATAATTACAAGATATAAAGCAATTTGTAATAGTTAGGAACATAGCCAATGAAAAAGTTGCCCTTTTCATTTAGAGATTGAAAATGACATGCGACAAAGACATTGTTCTCTAAGGAGAACCACAAAATTAAGAGAGATTTTTATATAGGAAAGTGTTTCAATCATGCAAAGTTGAAATTTATATGAACATTGGAGTTCTTCAAATGTgagaataatatataaaaaaaaaacaattaattcttGGACAGATAATGCTATTCAATTAGCGAAAGTATTTGTTCGAGAAAAGTTGTTGTCATAGATTttgtaatttgataatttagaaAGATAACTTAGATATGGATATTGTAATTAGAGAAAAATACAAGAATAATTGTCTCCAAATAAAAGCAAAAAGCACAGAAAAAGAAGAATTAAAAAGAGTATATATGTGGTATAATATTTCTTATGGTATCACATGCTTTGGGACCCATTAACAACTCATATTTTAGCAGAATTGCGTGGCCTGTTATTATTGATGACAACAATTAAATATCTGTATGTTTCACTCTGCTTGACGGATCTCAGACACACATAAATATATCTGTAAGATTTTGATTTCTTGATTTAATCAATCATAAATTCatacaaaatttatttgatttattgcATATgctttttaaagagaaaaagaaaaaaaatatttgtacaAGAAAATGAGTAAGTAGGCAAAAAGATAAGTAACAAGAAGAAAACTTTTCCCATCATGTTTCTACCTTTTGGATTCTTTAGGGATTGATAAGGAGAGATGCTTGGCCTTTTGTGACATATATTAATATTCAAGTTTATCTACTATTACGAGGAGCTGAAATCGGCTGAAACCGgccaattaaaattttattaaaaaattttaaaaaaccaaaccaaactataAGTTCAGACAATATCAAACTAAATTGAAATCTATTgtccaataatttatttgtatcatatataattattagcatatttatttattgtatgtAATTCATTAACTTActtgttaattataattatgaaataaaatgtaAGTTTAAGATTTTATGAAAATCAAActtctataaaaatataatttaaaccaaaccatgctctataaataaaatctaagtattattacaattttaattcaGTTCGATTTGATTTTACGGTGTGGTTCGATTTATATACAACCCTACATTTGAGgtactctttttttatttccttttcttttccatctcttattattaatttttttgcctATGTACATTTATGAGTACTAAATATTTGGTATGTGAAAAGCTTACACtaaatatttcataattgtttttGGCGAGAAGAAGTTACTCCCCGATAACTGTTAAATTTTGGAATGTAGACTTCCAACAAGCccatatatttgaaaaatacaGGTTATAATGGTAAGCAATTCAGGCCCACCCATCTCATTTTTTAGAAAGAGTATAGCTGGAGTTTGAACTCATTACCATGACACCCACATAACTGAAATATATACCACTAAACTAAAATCGTGCCGGCAATATTTCAGTTACGTTTTCTCAGCTCTTGAAAAATCCATGGTTCCATGGGGTTTTTTCCCAAAAAATTGCCACAATAAAAAGTTATTCCCAAATAGTTCCTGGGGCATAAATtcgcaagtcatacttgcggattcatGCATGAATCCCCCTTAATCTTAATTAAGGGGGAGCTAAACTGGTTTGGGTGTGCTGAAAATGCACACCCAAACCCactcttttctattttttttttaaattatgaatttaaaaaataaaaacttttatcccttatttaattttaaaataaaatattaatttttagagTGTTTTCggtttaaattttgtaatttgcaAATATCGGAGAAAGCGTCGAAATTTTAAAAGTGGACAGCGTACTATTTTTTAtcccttatttaattttatcccTTTTTTTAGCGTACTATTTTTTAACGgcatttttaatatatcattttaatatttaaaaatattagaaaatcctaattgttaaaattgttgatttattatttagtatttGTAAAATGGTAGGtattataattgttaaattttgaattccaacgaacatgaatattaatttttaaattttatttttcaaaagaaaagagaaaaaaacgGGTTCATGGCGTAATCCGTCGTTCCCATATTTTTGCtggaaaaattattgcacacaaccgttgcgccacgtcattcgtgcaacaaactaattgtgcgttagccatgtggaaaattgaatgataaaaaaaataagtaataattaaaagattccctatcgcaaatgctcattggcttgatgtaaaaatgacgtggcgcaacggttgcatgggataaacactcttttTGCTGACCACCCATCATGCAAAATTAGGCCATTAATTAATACATCCAGTTTaggttattaatttttctgaAGAAAATATTCAGTTAAAGCTATGTGTAGGGTTATAACACAAGTATTTAATTTTCCTCTCCCCTCtctctctcaaatagaaaaccctagccgtcaagcgtttctcctcttgttttcgcttcggctgccgtcaatggtttatttttgccgttgacggtagccatttcttttttattactttagaataaaataaatgaccgactctttttcatctttttcattttggttggtaaatctatcgacgaAGCGCATCAATTtcagtaaataaaaaatcagagatggatcaagacctttcaagattgaagatgaaatcgttataggttatattagtttttttttataactattttacagcgattgtctttctttttgaaagttttgctgttctttctatatgaaagatttgttgtttttttatgaagagGTTGTGAGTGTTCTATTAGACAGAAAAGGATTAGATCTTATGTGTTagagcagttatgtaattttgattttattttgtaaggcgatctgtgaatcaaggtttatatcttgttccatgtcaggtcattagaaaccggtataccctttctgaattcttacacctgtaattgctctttattattaatggaagattattcgattgtcaaaaaaaaaaacacaagtaTTTGAACGCAGTAACTGGTGAAGtattaggggtgggcaaaaaaaccggtcaaaccgattaaccgaaccggaaccggaaaaccgaaccggaaaatgtggttaaccggtccgacggtttaggtttaggtttggatttttagttttcatggttaatggtttaggtttaggttttggatttctaaaaaccgtggttaaccggttaaccggtttatatatatatattcatatatttttaataattaataagatatattttataatctataaaataatattgattttataatatacacaataaaatctaaatataaaaatatattgacatatattttatttaggaatatttatatattttaggagattttatatatgaaaatattgtaaaagaaatttgttttccttattaaaatatttacttaacaaaaataggaatatttaagtctataaatagtagaaagtggacgtgaacaacactacaaacaattcaaaaaatacaaacctagctttaatattactcataaattatttgtaaataataatatttttaaatatttgcattgatttaactatttataagatagtttagatttatattttttaatataatttgaatttctatagtttttttttgtttgctaaaaaatcaaatagaattaaaaatatatctttttttgtctttaatttttctaatggttatatggttaaaacccgcaaaaccgaaaaaccgaaccgttttttatggttaaccaatttaccggttaaccgtttaaaattttaggtttaggtttttaattttaaaaaccgtattacaatggaccggtttacaaattaccTTCATGGactggttaaccggtccatgcccacccctatgAAGTATGGcttaattcataaaaagaacctcttacttttaattttttatttatgtgatCCTTCTTAAAGTTTGTTATTCAATTGATCCATCAAAGTTTTTATGGACAGGATCTCAGTGGCCATTAAATACCTGTcgattgttttaatatttacaGAATGGGCAGGCATTTCACTGTACAGAATGTACATAAATTCAAGTTAGAACTGCGAGTATCTCAAGTAGTTGTTGAACTAGGATTTGCCACTTCTTtttttgcaacattttaaattacAACAGTACCCAAAATTCCCTATTCTTTCAAGCTGCaaagtatttatattatatgtgCATAAAACTTAGAAgaagattaaataaataaaagaacacaaacgaagcaaaaaaaaaaactgtaatTAGGTGCTCTCAAGGAAGTTGAGAGACCGCGACAAGGCAGCCGGATTGGCTTGCAAGACTGAAGTTTGTTTCTCAGCTATACAATTTATCTCGTCGTTCTTCAAATTAAAGCCCGTAAAGAATCCTCCTTTGAACTTTGATTTTTCATTCTTGATCCCAAGAGCTGCCCATATGGAGCTTTTAGCAGCTTCGGTTGGGTCATCAATTCTTAAAGTTTTTGGAACCAAAACATTTCTCTGCTCTTCTAATTCTGCAGGAGAATTAGATTGTCGCGGAGATACACTCCATGGATTCGTAACAGGAGAACACCAGTAGCCTGATGTCGGATAAAATGATACCGGAAATCCTGAAGGGTGAAAACTTGGCATTCCTGAATTCCATGGAAATTGCCAAGCTGGCCCTACAAACTCTGGACTAATTCCTGTTTCTTGTGAAACCAAGTTATTTGAACCCGTAACAGAATCTCCGCTTAATTGATCATCTCCGTTATCAAAaattttctcttctttctctAAATGATTCCGCGCAGAAGCTACAGATTCACACATAGCAGAATCTGAACCAAAGCTAAGAACAGTACTGCTACTTCCTAAACAAGGGTTGTAAACACCATGTGCTTGAGCTGTTCGTAGAGCTTCTGATACAATTATGTGACGGTAATGCGATGCAGATGAGCTTTTATTCTTTCGCCTTCCGGCC
This window contains:
- the LOC126686130 gene encoding cyclic dof factor 1-like codes for the protein MSEAIKLFGKTILLPLCHHHLGDLSSSDEYESSMEQPTEEMIKGFVAEEIADDEQEDSSSNQESDDSKDPTTTITEVNKASSDDRESSPSKESETSNSQEKTLKKPDKILPCPRCNSMDTKFCYYNNYNVSQPRHFCKKCQRYWTAGGTMRNVPVGAGRRKNKSSSASHYRHIIVSEALRTAQAHGVYNPCLGSSSTVLSFGSDSAMCESVASARNHLEKEEKIFDNGDDQLSGDSVTGSNNLVSQETGISPEFVGPAWQFPWNSGMPSFHPSGFPVSFYPTSGYWCSPVTNPWSVSPRQSNSPAELEEQRNVLVPKTLRIDDPTEAAKSSIWAALGIKNEKSKFKGGFFTGFNLKNDEINCIAEKQTSVLQANPAALSRSLNFLEST